In a single window of the Salmo trutta chromosome 21, fSalTru1.1, whole genome shotgun sequence genome:
- the LOC115157529 gene encoding uncharacterized protein LOC115157529, producing the protein MPNECCGIGGPSPRPVSSRGRRDRANHQERTTRLKAGGVGGGIGEDGCNGRHVPVGSSSEGLVRKKQSLVRKKQSLVRKNQSMVQEKEVGVHENHGSIREKEDSVRAKKGSVCEQIRQVVSDLEGVLGGLKQVHVEMKEVVQQIDRLTANIDLEEEEGSCNKSPSSDDGLPNPRDCKGVLMFNQGDQRPQYRDMDRTVNQKTTRVQVHTHWTGTGDLVHNHKTPGDHGPQCRDTDHTAIIHDPPPDPRDVSGVHSQKTNGDQGVSLLYRHPDHTVTIRTNSSSPVLTASVIKTNRVGITVLSPMGPLSPSKGPKQDRRGLNGHPPLLGPGRELNHVAPHTPLELEMTPSLPLPLWSQLSDPTAMVGYSVPTLRNQKPPLYPRHNGRVERLSKSPAQPPYPAYPAHPALPVLPHLAQPPYPTHPNHPTHPALPPSDLKTPPYPGKGCSMV; encoded by the exons ATGCCAAATGAATGCTGTGGCATTGGTGGTCCCAGCCCCAGGCCTGTGTCCTCTCGGGGCAGGAGAGATAGAGCTAACCACCAGGAGAGGACTACTAGATTAAAGGCTGGAGGAGTTGGAGGTGGGATAGGAGAGGACGGCTGTAATGGACGACATGTCCCTGTTGGCTCTAGCTCTGAGGGTTTGGTCAGGAAGAAGCAGAGTTTGGTCAGGAAGAAGCAGAGTTTGGTCCGGAAGAACCAGAGTATGGTCCAGGAGAAGGAGGTTGGGGTTCATGAGAACCACGGTTCGATCCGGGAGAAGGAGGATTCAGTCCGGGCGAAGAAGGGTTCTGTCTGTGAGCAGATCAGACAGGTGGTGTCAGACCTGGAGGGGGTCCTGGGTGGTCTCAAACAGGTCCACGTGGAGATGAAGGAG GTGGTCCAACAGATAGATCGTCTGACAGCTAACATTGAcctggaagaggaagagggatcATGTAACAAGTCCCCTAGTAGTGATGATGGTCTCCCCAACCCCAGAGACTGTAAAGGAGTCCTGATGTTCAACCAGGGAGACCAGAGACCACAGTACAGAGACATGGACCGTACAGTCAACCAGAAGACTACTAGGGTCCAGGTGCACACCCACTGGACTGGTACAGGGGACCTGGTCCacaaccataagactcctggGGACCATGGACCACAGTGCAGAGACACGGATCATACTGCCATCATACATGACCCTCCTCCCGACCCCAGAGACGTCTCTGGGGTCCACAGCCAAAAGACTAATGGAGATCAGGGAGTCTCACTACTGTACAGACACCCTGACCATACTGTCACCATACGAACTAACTCCTCGTCCCCTGTCCTCACCGCATCTGTCATCAAGACCAACCGGGTTGGGATCACAGTCCTGAGCCCCATGGGCCCCCTGAGCCCCTCCAAAGGCCCCAAACAGGACAGACGGGGGCTCAACGGACACCCTCCTCTACTCGGTCCAGGTAGAGAACTGAACCATGTGGCCCCCCATACCCCTCTAGAGCTAGAAATGACCCCCTCCCTACCCCTACCCTTATGGTCTCAACTGTCTGACCCCACAGCCATGGTCGGATACAGTGTCCCCACTCTTAGGAACCAGAAACCTCCCCTGTACCCCCGCCACAACGGAAGGGTGGAGAGGCTCAGTAAGAGTCCGGCTCAACCACCCTACCCTGCCTACCCAGCCCACCCAGCACTGCCTGTCCTGCCCCACCTGGCTCAgccaccctaccctacccaccCTAACCACCCAACCCACCCTGCCCTGCCTCCCAGTGATCTGAAGACACCCCCCTACCCGGGGAAAGGCTGCAGCATGGTATGA